In a single window of the Raphanus sativus cultivar WK10039 chromosome 9, ASM80110v3, whole genome shotgun sequence genome:
- the LOC108825203 gene encoding LOW QUALITY PROTEIN: uncharacterized protein LOC108825203 (The sequence of the model RefSeq protein was modified relative to this genomic sequence to represent the inferred CDS: substituted 1 base at 1 genomic stop codon): MEREQXTAVNLFINNNRLIHQLNQENNNFSSRSGLSTIILEAIAKYDLWIWHIYFGMPCSNNNINVLKSSNLLFS, from the exons ATGGAGAGAGAACAATAAACTGCAGTTAATTTGTTTATCAACAATAATCGTCTTATTCACCAGCTCaatcaagaaaataataat TTTTCCAGTCGTAGCGGGTTATCCACGATCATTCTCGAAGCAATTGCGAAATATGATCTATGGATATGGCATATCTATTTTGGAATGCCATGCAGCAACAAcaatattaatgttttaaagtcttctaatttattatttagttga